GAGAAACTTAAACTTTCGGTGCATGACGCGTTGGATTGGAAGGTTGAAAAAGGCAAGGTCGTTCTTGAGCCGCTGCACAAGAATTTTATCCTCCGCAGGAATTTCATCAAAACCGGCCTTGGGAATATTGAAGACGATATCGGCAGGTGAAAAAAATCAGG
The Pseudomonadota bacterium DNA segment above includes these coding regions:
- a CDS encoding AbrB/MazE/SpoVT family DNA-binding domain-containing protein, which gives rise to MRTVITSKFQTTIPKGVREKLKLSVHDALDWKVEKGKVVLEPLHKNFILRRNFIKTGLGNIEDDIGR